In Magallana gigas chromosome 1, xbMagGiga1.1, whole genome shotgun sequence, the sequence GAGAGGTGCAAATGaatgtttgaaatgcaaaacatatttttaaaacaacaaacttttaaagcttaaaatgtttgtatttatagaggtacaaaatgaaattcaagatgGCTTCACAGAGTGTTTACCTCCCACACCTTTGCCATGTACGTTTTTGAGGTCACCTGAGGTAAAAGCTTAAGTGAACTTTtatgatcacattttgtctggcATGTGTTTGTCTGTAATATTTAGACTTTGTATCAAGAACCGTGTGGCTACTTTCAACCAAATGTGGTACAAAACATTATTAGCTAAAGGgaattaagttattttttaaattttgggtggtattttgaattttacataggaaagtAGTGGTATATATGGTGCTCTACAACACACTTTATAGTTATATAGTAAAACCCGCCcagtttactatatattcttaccaattATGCTAATAAGATGAAACgctttttctatatattaatacCAAAGGCTCACAATAGTCCCGCCCACTCAGAAAGGCTTACActatatatttataccaaagGCTTACAGGAGACTCCGCCCTCTTGGAAGGCTCACCCACGTCACCCACAATTTATAGTTATGCGTCTTTAGACTCCGCCCTCTCGGAAGATTCACCCTAGGTTTACTCTATATAGGTATACTAAAGGCTCACGATAGTCTCCGCCCACTCAGAAGaatattctatttatttatataaaaggcTTATAATAGTGTCACCCTTTAGAAAACATTCATAAATAGATACTATATgtcaatttatcatttaaaatcatggAACCAGAGAGTGACGACATGCGTAAATTAGCTCCTGGGACCATTCAATATAAATGGCAAGTGATAATCTACTCTTCTGTAAACCAAGATGATAAATGTTCTGTGTTGTTGGAATCTGAATGGTTTAACAAGAAATCTGATTGTATGTTAAACTATGAAGAAAACATGAAGAAAGGATATGATATCGTCGattgtttttcttcaaaagaaGTAATTGTCAGGAGAAAAATTTTGAcctaaatacatatttttaagctAATGAAACTTAGTCAACCATGTCGCTTACACATACAGTATtaatgtttagattttttttgtgatGATTCATTATGCTGACATTTCACAAGATGGATAAAGAAAACaggtattttaaattatttaaccaGCTTtgcattgaacaattatcaggTTGGGCACAATACCCCAAAATGGTAATAGTCTCGATAAAACGGGATTATCCCTCTTTACAGTAATAAAATATATCCCATAAACGCGGAATTTTTACACTTCTTCCGTTTGTATACGTGTTTTCCTTGTAACGAAGAATAGGCGGGAAGATGTCAACACATGTGGTAATTATTTTATGCAAACATTGTACCTGCatggcaaaaaaactttaatttacagCTGCGTTTTCATAAAATACAGCATTGAAATACCATGGGGGCACATTTGGTGCACATTTTCGAggtaaaatcaacataaaaatGGTAGTACTCACTAATAAACTTCAAATCCAACTATCATACTAGAAAAGTCAGTCCTTTGGCAGCCATATTCAATGTACTTTCATTTAAGATTGTGTCTCGACCAATCACAATGCGCAAAAGATCATGCAAGATTGCACATTTTCTATGGAAGCTTTAAAGTGTTACAATTTAATGCTTTTAGTTTTTGataagtcgtacataaaattattCGTATTTTTCTAATTTGTAATAAGATGTGTTAATTAcgacatgtattatttataaacattataaacccatggtaatgtatttttcaacattaatgtttgaaatttgCATATTACTTTTCTATGAAagaatattataaattaaaaaaaaatattaaaaccaaATCACACACATACTGAAATCAatgttgttatatattttttagaaataggTAATATGCTTCATAATTAAGTCCAACacattttttatagaaaaaaataacaaaatctgGTAAAACCAGTTTTCTTGCCATCgacaacaaaaaaagaaaacgtcAACCAACAAGAAAGGAAAAGACCGTAAATATTACCAAAACGTTTAGCGCAAGAAAGGAGACAATGTTCACTAAGGTAAAGTTCCATAAAGCATTCGTCAtagtaatttttaaagtaaCCCATACTAGGCACCCGATCCCATCTCTATCATTCTAGGGCTCCAtgtttgctctgctttgaatttgtattttgttctaTGGATTTTTGAGGTGGATGACAGTTAattaatgtcatttttcattgtacatgtatacataagataaaaaaatcagttttgaCTACACACAGTCATTCCTTCTGTAAATCCTTCAGAAAGTTTATGATACCCTCTTTTTTTCCCTTCTTAATCTTCTGccattcttttttctttgtatcCCCCATTGAATGTTcctcaatttttgtttttaattcttctTTTGTAAAAGATAagtaattttctgaaataatttGTTGTTTCTTGGAAATGATAATTGGCTTAGGCTTCAGTCTCTTTTGGAGGGAGTGTGTTTTGGAAACTTCCTCTGCATagtctttaaaatttttcatgCACACTTCATGGAAGTTGCAAAATTCGGCAGCAAGCTTCTCTCCACACAGCCCCTCTGTGGAATCAGAATCCACCATTTTACTCTCTTTGATGATGGATCTTAAAACAGAAGTTGAAAcataaaaataacgatattgagaaataaagaaataataataaagttatataacttaattgcacccccccccccaaaaaaaaaaaaaattaaaaaaaataaatgaaacataCCTAAACTGTAGAATTTCATTCTTAATTCCGTACATATAGGAATACTCTGGGTCTGTAGAGTCAGATATGCCCAGTATATTTACCATATATTCGTTCAcctataaaatgtataaacattatgaaaatatttatattaggCAAGAGACCTAGAAATGACTACGGGGGCCATTGTAAAGATGGCCATCACGGGTCCATCAGGGACGAAGTATGTGTATGGAGCGGTActagtattttcttttttttttcaactttaaaattaACTTCCCATCCCCCGTGTTTATTTGgattttaattatatcattaatcttttaaaggatttttcaaAACTTGAACACGTCTTATTTATTTAGGATGATTTTGTTGTATCTGAGGGCCAATCAAAGGCAACAACTCATGTGGCCACTCAGACTGAAGAACAACACATGATAACGAACTCGAAGATGTGTCGTGTATGCGGGGAAGGTGAACTTGCAACACGAGTAAGATGGATCGGGTGTGATGGGGGTACCAAAAAAAGAGACTGTGAATACTGGTGTCACTGCCATTGTTTGGGTTTTAGGGTGAAAACCCAGGCTGCCCTCTCCAGACTACAGTGGTTTTGTCTGGCACATCGGTCCGAGgccatgaaataaattaaattttggttACATTGtcttgttgtaaacttttcatgtactaggttaagtttttttaaaaatatttttgaatatgttttttttgCAAACACTTAAGAAAACTTATATAAGTGCTCAGCCAGTATAAAGTATTAACGATATGAAATAAGCACATTTATTTGTCTTATAGTCGGGGGTGACTGATTTccacttaaatttaaaaaagttacgaaattgtgaaaattacacatcattttatttcgtaattttcatattattctATTTATCAGGATGAACACTTAAAAGTTCTGCTGATTGtataattacattatatattttttaagcttAAATTTTATTCCTAACTAGTTAATTCATAATTTACATCATGCCACTTTTGAGTGCAACGTCTAAACACGAGGTACAAtacaattaaagtaaaattaagctatttcttttttattacttttgcCAGTCTCTCCACATTCCTGCATGCCCTGATCCAGCCTTGCTCATTTGGTAGGCCCGATGGCAACAGCCGCTTGACGTTTCGATTGAAACTTTCAAGCACAAAATCTCCACCCTCTCCTTTGCAATCGTTTCCTGAAACACTATAGGATTCGTGCTTCTTCAGAAAATTCAGCAATTCTGGCGGACATTTAGTTCGCAATACTGAATCTCTAAAGAACGTTTCCatatacacccctgcgaatgttattgttattcaaattttagaccacgtggttttatttgaccctttcagtttcgcagtaaaagtcgtacctcgtgtataaagtctatttcacagGTTCTAGGTTCTAGTAGTCAactataaaatctagaggtttattgattttaaactttatcttcattaattggtgaataaaatgtgttttagaaataaatg encodes:
- the LOC136273733 gene encoding uncharacterized protein, whose translation is MVNILGISDSTDPEYSYMYGIKNEILQFRSIIKESKMVDSDSTEGLCGEKLAAEFCNFHEVCMKNFKDYAEEVSKTHSLQKRLKPKPIIISKKQQIISENYLSFTKEELKTKIEEHSMGDTKKKEWQKIKKGKKEGIINFLKDLQKE